The Sesamum indicum cultivar Zhongzhi No. 13 linkage group LG6, S_indicum_v1.0, whole genome shotgun sequence genome has a segment encoding these proteins:
- the LOC105165504 gene encoding probable sugar phosphate/phosphate translocator At3g14410 — translation MADRNRRWAKEEFLTYAYILLYIALSSGQIFFNKWVLSSKEINFPYPLGLTLLHMVFSSVLCFMLTKVLKIMKIDEGMTLDVYITSVIPIGAMFAMTLWLGNTAYLYISVAFAQMLKAIMPVAVFILGVLAGLEVMSCRMLLIMSVISFGVLVASYGEMEISWIGVVYQMGGVVGEALRLIFMEILVKRKGLKLNPISLMYYVSPCSALCLLIPWIFLEKPKMDEQGTWSFKPLVLTLNSLCTFALNLSVFLVISHTSALTIRVAGVVKDWVVVLFSALLFADTKLTLINLFGYAIAIAGVAAYNNHKLRKEAYRVSPLEPAQSVPLGAASTTTNETRI, via the exons TGGGTTTTATCATCAAAGGAAATAAACTTCCCATATCCTCTTGGATTGACTCTGCTTCACATGGTCTTCTCCTCTGTTTTATGCTTCATGCTTACCAAAGTTCTCAag attatgaaaattgatgaaGGAATGACTTTGGATGT GTATATAACTTCCGTCATCCCAATTGGTGCAATGTTTGCTATGACGCTTTGGCTTGGGAACACTGCTTACCTCTACATATCAGTTGCATTTGCTCAGATGCTGAAAGCAATCA TGCCAGTTGCTGTATTCATCCTTGGTGTATTAGCTGGACTTGAAGTTATGAGTTGCAGGATGCTTCTCATAATGTCAGTCATCAGTTTTGGGGTTCTGGTAGCTTCTTATGGCGAGATGGAAATTAGCTGGATCGGTGTTGTTTACCAAATGGGAGGTGTAGTTGGAGAAGCTTTGAGGCTAATATTTATGGAGATTTTAGTTAAAAGGAAGGGTCTAAAGCTAAATCCCATATCTCTGATGTACTATGTTAGCCCATGCAG TGCTCTTTGCCTATTAATCCCCTGGATCTTCCTGGAGAAGCCTAAGATGGATGAACAGGGGACTTGGAGCTTCAAACCCCTTGTTTTGACTCTTAATTCTCTTTGCACTTTTGCTCTCAATCTTTCAGTTTTCCTTGTCATCTCACATACAAGTGCTTTGACTATTCGTGTCGCTGGGGTTGTCAAGGATTGGGTTGTGGTTCTATTTTCAGCTCTTCTTTTTGCTGACACGAAGCTGACACTCATCAATCTTTTTGGCTATGCCATTG CTATTGCAGGGGTAGCTGCATACAATAATCACAAGTTGAGAAAGGAAGCTTATCGAGTTAGCCCATTAGAGCCTGCTCAATCAGTTCCACTAGGTGCAGCTTCAACCACAACCAATGAAACAAGAATATAG